The Lolium perenne isolate Kyuss_39 chromosome 6, Kyuss_2.0, whole genome shotgun sequence genome segment CCATGATGAATCTAACATGTACCTGTAATACGCATGCCAAATATTGTGAAAGAGAAAGATCATCAACATTTTGTGGGTCAAGTTTTTTAAGGTCAATGACAGCGTACCCGTACTGCAACACAACAAAAGAATGTTAAGGGGAAAATAGTGAGTCTAATGAAGTTACCAATCAGAAGGTACTAGGAGACTTCAAATTCAAGTACAGAAGAAGCGCAAACCTCGGTTATTGTGACAGACTGCTTGATGGCCATATTGCAGGCATTGCTGACACACACTCGTGTCAACCGGCATGCATAGATCAGTTTCTGAAGTTCTGATTGAAAGGCACCTGAAGATAAAAAAAAGGCACTTGTCAGATAAATGAATATCTTTGCATTTCTATAATAAGGCATATGTGAAACATGTCTGCAAGCAGATAGATCGGGCACTAGTGGTGGATCTTGATGTTAGTCATGTAAGCCACTAAGCCTTTCTAACTCTGCTCGCAACTTCAGGCGTTCTGAAATTTGAAGCATCTTGGACCCTTTTTTCCTTTTATGCTTCTGATAAATAACTCTACTCCATCCCCTATAATTCCCACTAACTCTAGCTCTAACTCACATTGAGCTAATTATGCTGTTGTTTGACCAACATATTCTATAACCACCTTAAACGAGCAAGATTAGCTTAAGTAGTCTGTTCTCCTAGTTAGATTCCATTGTGTCACCGAGATGCGGACACGCTTCACTATTAAGTATTTTGATTTATTGTTCGGAGTAGAATCGGACCCAGGCAAGAGACATAAAATAATTTTGAATTTTATCCTGATTTCAAGGAGATAATGCAACTCCATTCAGTGAGCGTTATTATTCAACTATTCAAGGGGGTTACAAAATTGTGGATGAGCAATGGGCCAAGTTTGTTCCATTAACCAAGCATTAGTTAATCATAATTAGTTGTGCGGAAACATAAGACTCAAAACTCAGATGGAATTTACCAAGTCTAAATTGTAAGAAACTACAAATGCTCGGCCAAACTCCATTTATCAAATGTTTGTGGGCAGCGTGAGTTGATCATATAGTTGATTGTTACAAAAATGAGATGTACATCTCATGACAAGCATTTTCCTCACACGACATGTCATTTTGAAATAAAATAGAAACAGAGGATCATCAAAACAAAAGACATGgactataaaaacgaaacaagagTGGCAGCATAAACGCAATTGCAAACCATCTGGGGATAAACATCTCAAAGATGCCCGAATTCGGTTCCTAGCATACTGCATACTATTATTTGTTGGATCTTCAACCCACAAATGATTACTTCCTTGACATATCTGTGGAGAATGATTTACACATTAGTAACACCACATAAAATTGCTATATAAAACAACTGACAGCTCAAATCACTTGAGATGCACATCCATGTTTTTCCTAAAAAAAGCTTTATGCCCAACATTGAAGAGAAAGCTTTAGTCCCCACACATATTATCAAGCCTTGATTCTCCTTAGGATGTTGTCAGTAATATGTGTAACAAACTAACAATACAACTCAGTCAAGATAGGCTGACTAGATGAACTCTGGAAATGAAAGGCTGGGTAAAATGTCTATCTAAAGATGAAAATTTGAGCCTGACCTATCTGAATAACCCTCtcttttctatcaatgcatcgaaacacaAAGCTTTTTGCATTTTCGCGAAAAAAATTGTGCTTTTGTGTTACTTGAGTTGGTAAACTTCACATCTAAACCTCCTAAATTTGCACAAGTGGTCAACAAAGTCTTAAATATATATGACATGTGAAGATATCTAGAACTTTTCAATCTGTCCAATGGCATGTGAAaagcttcatcaacttatcaactTCAAATATAATGAAATTCATTGATTTTGAAATGTGATCACATGATAAAAGGTTGTTTAGCTTAAGTGTCATCGCATCCTTAGTTACAGTAAGAATATGAATTGGACCTTCTTTATACAAATTTATTGACTCTGGTTAAATGAATTGCTGATTCCAAAAACATGAGATGAGATCAAAAGCTTACCTTATACATGTCATTTTTCGAAAATTCGAGCATGGGCCGAACAAGAAGGATTCCGTAACGACAAAAATTATGTCCATCATATTTCAAATTAGGTGCAAACAATTGGGAGGCAAAGGCTGTGCCAGCAAGACCCAAAACTCCGCTGTTGCGAGATAATCTCAAAACAAAGAGCTCTGCCTGCAGTTAGAAGATGAATTCATTCAGACAGAATTATATAATCTGCAGTGGCAACGAATGACAAGTATAGATCATAAAAACATAAAGATGAAATCATACATGAGACTTATTGATCTTCAGACAGCAAAACGATGTTAAACTATAAAACTGAAGGACTATTGTGTGTTGGCTCCAAACCATTCATCCATTCAATCAAATATCCATGCAAATTTAAGTCGGAAATTAAGTgtgcaaatcaagatcaagatacAGCAGTACATGAATGCACAATAGCAACTCTAGTTCACTATATACAAACTCTAACACGAATTGTACTAGCATAAGAGGAAATTCCGAAATTGTTGTGCACATTGAACTATATCAACAAGTGTCATTGAGTTTGATGTTCGTTAATACTAAGAAGTAGTTCCTTGTGAATGTGTACATCTTCCCCATCCAAACAAAAAATGAACACATCTTCATTTCAACAGACCTGGTCATCAGAGTGATGTGCAATAAGTAAGACTCCTATTTGTTGCTTTATACAAATGTCCAATAGTTTTTGGTACCTGAAATTATAAAAACATGTTACATGAGGCTTTATTAAAACGGAGTAAGATGTTCAGCATTTGCTGATAAACTGGCACAGAGAAGCAAAAGGGCACACACTACACTAGGTAAATATAGGTGAATATTCCACAAAGAACACAGCAATCATCTCCATCACGTCAGTATACTAACAGATTTACATATTTTAATGGTCAGTGTGCAACATGTCActctttagggtgtgtttggtaggtcggTTCTACCCAGAAAATCTCCTCCCAACTGAGAATTTTGGGCCATCCAGTGTTTGTTAGGTCGGGTCGGTCGAACTGGGCAGTGCCCACCTCGCACGAAAATGAGCTCTCAGCCCTGCCCGGTAGAGAAGCTCAGATCGAGCTTCGCAGGTGGGCAGGGCTGACCTCGCCCGAAAAAACCCCCCCACGCCCCGCACCGGGCCGAATCCAACAGGGGTCGTGCGCTCTCCCCTTCATTTCCCCCCTGGAACGCTCTCCCCCGAATCCTCCCCTGCgcgcctcccccgaatcctccccTGCGCGCCTCCTCCCGACGCCGACCTAGGCGCCGGCGCGCCGCCTCCCGACGCCGACCTAGGCGCCGGCGCGCCGCCTCCCGACGCCGGCCTACATCGCCTCCCCTGCGCGACGCCTGAGCGCCCGCGCGAGGACTCCCGACGCCGGCCTGCACTGCCTCCCCTGCGCGACGCCTGCTCGCCGCCTCCCGGACGCCGGCCTGCGCCGCCACTCTACCGATGAGCCCCGCCACCATACGGACGAGCTCCGGCCACGGCCAATGGCTAGCGCCACCACGGCCACGGGCCAGCGCCGCCACGGCCGGCCAGGGACTCGAttgcttttgattttttatgtatAGGGACTCGATTGCTTTTTTCGTTTTCTTTCCAGGGGCCTTTGTGTAGAAATAGGACCTCAGCCTGGTTAAACACAGAGCTGGGCACCAAACAGCTTCTTGGCCCAGCTTGGCTGAACGTACCCGACCCAACAAACACATGGTAATATCTGAGTACAACTTGTATGGGGTGAGCATGTCTCACCTGAGAAAGATAATCTGTGGTGAAccgacctaccaaacacacccttagtaCTTCAAAGCTTTCTTGGCAAGAGGACACATGTGACCTGGGTTAGGAAGACAGCCATTTAGCCACCACAGCGCTATAACAATGATGCTGAAGAAATTTTAGTTACTACCTTAATAAACTGTGTGATTCTGTTACAGCTAATGAAATGCTGAGTAAAAACATTGTGTCTTAGCAGAAGCCACAACTGAAGACTACCTGGCCAACAATAGGGTTTTATACTAAAGCAGTACCGATGTGCTGAATATTTACAGCTCTCATGCCGTTGGCAAAGAACACGAAACATTACATGGAAAAGTAAAATATCGGATTGAACTTCAGGTGGGACCCTCCCTCGCTGTTGAGGGTTCGAAGAAACAATAGCGGAACTAACTCTAATTACAACGTTTCAAACATATAAATAACCACAAGCACACAGAGTTTGCATCTGCTCAAAAATTTCTTATATCAAAAAACAGGCAGACGAAAATACCTCATTTCACGGGCGGCCTCTTGCAGATGCCCTAGATTTGGCCGCCCATTTGGCCACTCACATGTAGCAATCTCACACATGACACCTACAACAAAATCGTAACACCTCAAGATTCTAAAATCGTATTTAAAGGCTTATGCAAATGCAGCCCAAGGAATAAAATCCGGCTCCAAGTGTCACCGGCTCATCATGCTCATTTTCAATGTATGCAGGTTCTTTGTGAACTAGTTTTTATTCTTTTCCCTTTCTTCAGTTAAGGAATTTAACTTACAGAAGTTATAAGCTTACCCATTGCGTGCACCCGGTCACGCACTAGCTGCGCCTCCTGGGCGCTCTCTAGCCGCAGCCCATGGTCAACCACGACCCCGAGGAGCCCTTCCACGAACCCCGGGGCGACGGATCCCTTGTCCTCGGACTTCCTCTCCACCGCCTTCTTCCAAGCCGCCGCGAGCACGCAGAGCGCCATGGAGTCCGGCCCGCCGGAGACCCCAACCGCTGCAAGAAAGAGGGGGTATGAGGTAGGAGAAGATTGGAAGAATAAGGCACTTGTAGCGAGTACCAATGCGGTGGTGGGGGTGGATGCCAGCGAGGGCCATGCGACGGGCGAAGGATTCGTGGTACGGGGCGGAGGAGACGGGGGAATAGGTGCAGCGGCATCGTAAGAGGCGGCGGATGGGGAGGCGGGGTGAAGGGAAGGGGCGGCGGGAGAAGAGGAGCATCGCCGGAGTTGAGAGTGGGGGAGAAAGATAATGGGAGGGCTTTTCTTCCCTTACTCAGTTTCGGGCTTCAACGGGCCACCCAAGCTGACTGTCTGGGCCCAAAGGCTGGGATTGCTGGCGAACCGTATACACCGCCAAGGTCTTCATTTTTCGTTTCTTTTTGTTtgcttttctgttttctgttttcttttttcatttccttttcttttttcttctttttcataTTTAAAAATTCTTCatatttaaattttttaaattttgagaaTTGTTTAAATTTAAAACTATTCATATTCTTAAAATATTGATATATAAGAGTAATAAATTTGAGTTTTTTCAATtctaaaaaatgttcagatttaagatttaaaatatgttcatattcgaaaattgttcaaatttaaacatgTTTAGATTTTGGAAAAAGTTTTGtttttagaaattttgaaattaTTCAAATTAAAAATGTTCGAATTAGAAACCTTCAAATTTTGTAAAATAATAAGTCATTTTTTGAAAACCAAACAAAACCATGAAACGTGAAAAACCCAAAAATCT includes the following:
- the LOC127344921 gene encoding uncharacterized protein; translation: MLLFSRRPFPSPRLPIRRLLRCRCTYSPVSSAPYHESFARRMALAGIHPHHRIAVGVSGGPDSMALCVLAAAWKKAVERKSEDKGSVAPGFVEGLLGVVVDHGLRLESAQEAQLVRDRVHAMGVMCEIATCEWPNGRPNLGHLQEAAREMRYQKLLDICIKQQIGVLLIAHHSDDQAELFVLRLSRNSGVLGLAGTAFASQLFAPNLKYDGHNFCRYGILLVRPMLEFSKNDMYKICQGSNHLWVEDPTNNSMQYARNRIRASLRCLSPDGAFQSELQKLIYACRLTRVCVSNACNMAIKQSVTITEYGYAVIDLKKLDPQNVDDLSLSQYLACVLQFVSQRHRPIRGRATRLFMDYIRNTPCKGALTVAGCYICTFPRSKSTKILVCCSADLLESFSGEMSYKCSYEEQPPPVPEIDHVALEARLYSNQFLQCSSIPFLSHESSTDVLNRAKDLNIIGDFSLEKLLNLQTEEHQKFIRTTEHKYEEQYLEKTSFPDVKVLCLWPGETCHFMSRFLITWNTLESVPNGICSYDSQKGICQHCAVNQDGSLAVRHMFDTDWLFLAEVSRIGSVEENQNVSKVSSEKLKDDELLNHSNYLQLSATEALEVLRSIPASARRTLPVLTNSQGDILSIPSVGFRCCPSLSIEAVFHPRVPLGGGYTSYL